From Bacteroidetes bacterium SB0662_bin_6, one genomic window encodes:
- the aroB gene encoding 3-dehydroquinate synthase produces MHTTTMPIPISFAPLDTLPAVIRTGGVEADRCLVVTDEHVAALYGDAVCNHLARNEFEPLLIVLPPGEESKSQHRLAEICDRALAWGIERSTPLVALGGGVIGDLAGFAAATLLRGIPFFQVPTTLIAQVDSSIGGKTGINHETGKNLIGAFYRPAGILTDPALLKSLPTREWTSGLAEVIKHGLIADDTLFTALETQIDALFGRNEPVVERIVPHAAGVKVRIVDEDEFETGLRTILNFGHTFAHAIEKVAGYGVYTHGEAVAAGMRAALYVSEHTTPGFDAERADRIVRRIPVPPGLASLSIADLMDTMKLDKKVRRGNVRLVLLDRIGHAFVTGDIPSTLVEKAWAFVQEAIG; encoded by the coding sequence ATGCATACGACGACCATGCCCATACCCATCTCTTTCGCTCCCCTGGACACGTTGCCTGCAGTCATACGCACTGGCGGCGTGGAGGCTGACCGGTGTCTCGTAGTGACGGACGAACATGTGGCGGCGCTCTATGGCGATGCCGTATGTAACCACCTTGCACGGAACGAATTCGAACCGCTCCTCATCGTACTGCCGCCTGGCGAAGAAAGCAAGTCGCAGCATCGACTCGCAGAAATCTGCGACCGAGCGCTGGCATGGGGCATCGAGCGAAGTACGCCCCTTGTAGCCCTCGGAGGGGGTGTCATAGGCGACCTCGCCGGTTTTGCAGCGGCCACCCTCCTGCGCGGCATTCCGTTCTTTCAGGTCCCCACCACACTGATCGCACAAGTGGACAGCTCTATTGGAGGCAAAACCGGCATCAATCATGAAACCGGAAAGAACCTGATCGGCGCATTCTACCGCCCTGCCGGGATCCTGACGGATCCGGCTTTACTGAAATCCCTCCCAACGCGTGAGTGGACCAGCGGCCTTGCGGAAGTGATCAAGCACGGCCTTATTGCCGACGACACACTCTTTACAGCGTTGGAAACGCAGATAGATGCGTTGTTTGGTCGCAACGAGCCGGTCGTGGAACGCATCGTTCCTCACGCCGCGGGCGTGAAAGTGCGCATCGTGGATGAAGACGAATTCGAAACCGGGCTGCGAACCATTCTGAATTTCGGTCATACGTTCGCGCACGCCATCGAAAAAGTAGCCGGATACGGAGTATACACGCACGGGGAAGCCGTAGCTGCGGGTATGCGGGCAGCCTTGTACGTTTCCGAACACACCACACCAGGCTTCGACGCCGAGCGAGCCGATCGTATCGTCCGGCGTATTCCGGTACCTCCCGGACTCGCTTCTCTTTCGATAGCGGATCTCATGGACACCATGAAGCTTGACAAAAAGGTGCGCAGGGGCAACGTGCGGCTGGTGCTGCTTGACCGAATCGGCCATGCCTTCGTAACCGGAGATATACCTTCCACCCTGGTGGAGAAGGCCTGGGCGTTCGTTCAGGAAGCCATCGGCTGA